The Salipiger profundus genome has a segment encoding these proteins:
- a CDS encoding PIN domain-containing protein, with product MSVEFADTNVVLYLLDDGPKADRAEVILGQGPRISVQVLNESLVNCRRKAGLGWEEAAAFLEGVRALCPVEDLTVQTHDVGRALAERYGFSIYDAMIVASALVAGCTTLWSEDMQDGLLVEGQLRIVNPFA from the coding sequence ATGAGCGTTGAGTTCGCGGACACGAATGTCGTTCTTTACCTGCTCGACGACGGCCCAAAGGCCGATCGCGCCGAGGTCATCCTGGGGCAGGGGCCCCGGATCAGCGTTCAGGTTCTAAACGAGTCACTGGTGAACTGCCGCCGCAAAGCTGGCCTCGGTTGGGAGGAAGCAGCGGCCTTTCTCGAAGGCGTGCGCGCCTTGTGTCCCGTCGAAGATCTCACCGTGCAGACCCATGACGTCGGCCGCGCTTTGGCGGAACGCTACGGCTTCTCGATCTACGACGCGATGATCGTGGCCAGCGCTTTGGTTGCGGGGTGTACCACGCTGTGGAGCGAGGACATGCAAGATGGCCTGCTGGTGGAAGGCCAGCTTCGCATCGTCAACCCCTTTGCATGA
- the repB gene encoding plasmid partitioning protein RepB, producing MARKPKLGLPLQTLRNAPDALEGRRLRGGVFEIEPDQIETTGRLDDRLQIETAGLKASISKNGQRVPILVRPLDGDRYSLIYGRRRLEACRELGIKVRAIVTEMEGDQALRDQLLENQERRDLSFIERALVAAALLDGDHLSASERTNKGVAEVLNLTEAGVSQLLSVVRTVGEDLVLAIGAAPGIGRPRWEELKKLLGATDADRELLAALAGEAKTSYQGGIDEKSDHAFLAVLSAAGKPEQTTSSSRPRGRPGTVIPGVGAATVTIGRRGKQLKLELKAEESDFVSWLEGNAPQLITELHERWKRSED from the coding sequence ATGGCAAGAAAGCCTAAACTGGGACTGCCACTGCAGACCCTGCGCAACGCGCCCGACGCTCTTGAAGGGCGCAGGCTGCGCGGCGGCGTTTTCGAAATCGAGCCTGACCAAATCGAAACCACAGGTCGGCTCGATGACAGGCTGCAGATTGAGACTGCGGGCCTCAAGGCGTCAATTTCCAAGAACGGACAGCGAGTACCAATCCTCGTCCGGCCGCTTGATGGTGATCGCTACAGCCTGATCTATGGCCGTCGTCGACTGGAAGCTTGCAGAGAACTTGGGATCAAGGTCCGCGCCATTGTCACAGAGATGGAGGGCGATCAGGCACTTCGTGATCAGCTGTTAGAGAACCAGGAGCGGCGGGATCTAAGCTTCATCGAACGAGCGCTTGTTGCCGCAGCCTTGCTCGACGGTGACCATCTGAGCGCATCCGAACGCACTAACAAGGGTGTCGCCGAGGTTCTCAATCTGACCGAGGCAGGAGTGTCGCAGCTGTTAAGCGTGGTCCGCACCGTTGGGGAGGACTTGGTCCTCGCCATCGGTGCCGCTCCGGGCATTGGTCGGCCCAGGTGGGAAGAGCTCAAGAAGTTGCTGGGGGCTACGGATGCCGATCGCGAACTGCTTGCAGCTTTGGCGGGTGAGGCCAAGACATCCTACCAAGGCGGTATTGACGAGAAATCCGATCATGCATTTTTGGCCGTCCTCTCTGCTGCAGGGAAGCCCGAACAGACCACATCCTCGTCTCGCCCTCGCGGGCGGCCCGGCACGGTGATTCCGGGGGTCGGTGCCGCCACTGTCACGATCGGACGTCGTGGAAAGCAACTCAAGCTCGAGTTGAAGGCCGAGGAGAGCGATTTTGTCAGCTGGCTTGAGGGCAACGCCCCGCAGCTGATCACCGAGCTTCACGAGCGCTGGAAGCGTTCGGAAGACTGA
- a CDS encoding ATP-binding protein, which translates to MMWPSSLQVRLGLSLGLVLTILWLAAATVTAVIVRGEMDEVFDSALRETAERILPLAVTDIVGREDQGVTQRLAPIREHDEFFTYIVRDAEGRILLQSHAADPAVFPPYDGPGFGQNATHRLYSDAALQGTISITVAEPLAHRASVALEIQMGLGLPLLVVLPLALASIILAVRFSLAPLHRFRTRLEARGVRDLSEVPAADLPTEIGPLAATLNSLLARLRDAFEAERSFAANAAHELRTPLAGAIAQAQRLRSETKDPTIDARAAEIEATLKRLTRLSERLLQLARAEGGRLRMDQSADVRTITRVVVEDIARTTENGRLTLNLPDTPVLSDIDPDALGILCRNLVENALRHGAQNAPVAVTLTSEGQLIVANEGPAVATETLERLTGRFERADAKTDGSGLGLAIVSAIAERIETSLLLQSPRPGETSGFQASVRLPTDAPNAHVKDREHWP; encoded by the coding sequence ATGATGTGGCCATCCAGCCTTCAGGTACGGCTCGGCTTGTCACTCGGCCTTGTGCTGACGATCCTCTGGCTCGCCGCCGCCACGGTTACCGCGGTGATCGTTCGGGGCGAGATGGACGAGGTCTTCGACAGCGCCCTGCGCGAAACCGCCGAGCGCATCCTTCCGCTGGCCGTGACCGACATCGTCGGCCGAGAAGATCAGGGTGTGACGCAGCGCCTCGCGCCGATCCGGGAGCATGACGAGTTCTTCACCTACATCGTACGCGATGCCGAGGGACGCATTTTGCTGCAATCCCATGCGGCGGACCCTGCCGTGTTCCCTCCATACGACGGGCCGGGATTTGGGCAGAACGCCACACATCGCCTCTACAGCGACGCGGCGCTCCAGGGGACGATCAGCATCACCGTGGCCGAACCGTTGGCGCATCGCGCATCGGTTGCTCTTGAAATCCAGATGGGCCTCGGCCTGCCGCTGCTGGTCGTGCTGCCGTTGGCGCTCGCGTCGATTATTCTCGCTGTGCGCTTTAGCCTCGCCCCTCTCCATCGGTTCCGTACGCGGCTTGAAGCGCGCGGCGTGCGCGACCTGTCAGAAGTACCCGCGGCCGACCTGCCGACCGAAATCGGACCGCTGGCCGCAACCTTGAACAGCCTTTTGGCTCGGTTGCGCGACGCGTTCGAGGCTGAGCGAAGTTTTGCAGCCAATGCGGCTCATGAACTAAGGACACCATTGGCGGGCGCTATCGCCCAGGCGCAGCGACTGCGGTCAGAGACCAAAGATCCGACCATCGACGCCCGTGCCGCCGAGATCGAGGCAACGCTCAAGCGTCTCACTCGGCTTTCCGAGCGTCTCCTGCAGCTTGCGCGGGCGGAAGGCGGTAGACTTCGGATGGACCAGAGCGCTGATGTCAGAACCATCACTCGGGTCGTGGTGGAAGATATCGCGCGCACCACAGAGAACGGGCGCCTTACGTTGAACTTGCCGGACACGCCTGTCTTGTCTGATATCGACCCCGACGCATTAGGAATTCTGTGCCGGAATCTGGTGGAAAACGCCCTACGCCACGGGGCGCAGAATGCCCCAGTCGCGGTTACACTCACGAGCGAGGGGCAGTTGATCGTGGCGAACGAGGGCCCCGCGGTAGCAACCGAAACACTCGAACGCCTGACAGGGCGCTTCGAGAGGGCAGATGCAAAAACTGATGGTAGCGGGCTTGGCCTCGCTATCGTCTCAGCCATCGCAGAACGGATCGAAACCTCTCTCTTGCTCCAGTCACCACGTCCCGGTGAAACTTCTGGATTTCAGGCATCCGTCAGATTGCCAACGGATGCTCCAAATGCCCATGTGAAAGATCGGGAGCATTGGCCTTGA
- the repA gene encoding plasmid partitioning protein RepA, with the protein MSEAEQDLDIAIGHYAELLASNLHAQRAAHFPPDAKKVMRSLTSGEAAELLGVDHTYLRKLHREGKIADVETTAGSHRRYTLDDIWEIRHALEANAKKPGTYVPGRRAGDELQIVSVVNFKGGSGKTTTSAHLAQRLALKGYRVLAIDLDPQASLSALHGIQPELDLMEGGTLYDAVRYDEPVPISDVIRKTYIRGLDLIPGNLELMEFEHETPAAIQRGGARAFFARVRDALDSVEADYDVVVIDCPPQLGFLTMSALSASSGVLVTVHPQMLDLMSMSQFLRMTADLLGVIRDAGANLRFDWLRFLPTRYKVGDAPQTEVIAFIRGLFGRSVLTNHMVESTAISDAGLTKQTLYEADKKDFTRQTFDRAIESMNAVNDEIAAIIQNTWGRNGKKA; encoded by the coding sequence ATGAGCGAAGCTGAGCAGGACCTGGACATTGCCATCGGGCACTACGCAGAGCTTCTTGCGTCCAATCTTCATGCGCAACGTGCTGCCCACTTCCCTCCCGACGCCAAAAAAGTCATGCGCAGCCTGACCAGCGGCGAGGCGGCCGAGTTGCTTGGCGTCGATCATACCTACCTTCGCAAGCTTCATCGAGAAGGAAAGATCGCTGACGTCGAAACCACTGCGGGCAGCCACCGGCGATATACCCTCGATGATATCTGGGAGATTCGCCACGCTCTTGAGGCAAACGCGAAGAAGCCTGGAACCTACGTTCCGGGGCGTCGTGCCGGTGACGAGCTTCAGATTGTTTCTGTTGTGAACTTCAAAGGCGGGTCCGGGAAAACGACAACATCCGCTCACCTTGCACAGCGCTTGGCTCTCAAGGGATATCGTGTCCTTGCGATCGATCTGGACCCCCAGGCATCCCTTTCCGCGCTGCATGGCATCCAGCCTGAGCTGGACCTGATGGAGGGTGGCACGCTGTATGATGCGGTTCGCTACGATGAACCGGTCCCGATCTCGGACGTGATCCGCAAGACCTACATCCGTGGTCTTGACCTGATTCCCGGGAACCTCGAGCTCATGGAATTCGAACATGAGACACCGGCAGCCATTCAGCGTGGCGGCGCCCGCGCATTCTTTGCCCGTGTGCGCGACGCGCTCGACAGTGTCGAAGCGGACTATGACGTCGTCGTCATCGACTGTCCGCCGCAGCTTGGTTTTTTAACCATGTCCGCCCTTTCAGCATCTTCAGGGGTGCTTGTTACCGTTCACCCCCAAATGCTCGATCTGATGTCCATGTCGCAGTTTTTGCGCATGACCGCTGATCTGCTTGGCGTCATCCGGGATGCTGGCGCAAACCTTCGCTTCGACTGGCTGCGCTTTCTGCCGACCCGCTACAAGGTGGGTGATGCCCCGCAGACCGAGGTCATTGCTTTCATCCGGGGTCTGTTCGGCAGGTCAGTCCTGACCAACCACATGGTTGAGTCTACTGCGATCTCTGATGCAGGGCTGACGAAGCAGACGCTCTACGAGGCCGACAAGAAGGACTTCACGCGTCAGACTTTCGATCGTGCAATCGAATCCATGAACGCCGTCAACGACGAGATCGCGGCGATCATCCAGAACACGTGGGGACGCAATGGCAAGAAAGCCTAA
- a CDS encoding MerR family transcriptional regulator, whose protein sequence is MKVLRRGDLAKLTGCNLETIRYYENIGVMPEPPRSSKNYRVYDDRHVARLRFIMRARELGFTLDEVRDLLALVDGGAQTCGEVQGLANAHLASVRAKIADLKRIEHVLSSTVAQCSGDDVPECPVIDALREEA, encoded by the coding sequence GTGAAGGTCCTCAGGCGCGGAGATCTGGCCAAGCTGACCGGCTGCAATCTCGAAACTATTCGCTACTACGAGAACATCGGCGTCATGCCCGAGCCGCCGCGCTCCAGCAAAAATTATCGCGTCTACGATGACAGACATGTCGCGCGTCTGCGCTTCATCATGCGCGCGCGCGAGTTGGGGTTCACGCTCGACGAGGTTCGCGATCTGCTCGCATTGGTCGATGGCGGGGCCCAGACCTGCGGCGAGGTGCAGGGTCTGGCAAATGCGCATCTCGCTTCAGTCCGCGCCAAGATCGCGGATCTCAAGCGCATTGAGCACGTCCTGTCGTCCACCGTGGCGCAATGTAGCGGAGACGATGTGCCCGAATGCCCCGTCATAGATGCGCTGAGGGAGGAGGCCTAA
- a CDS encoding response regulator transcription factor, which produces MRILLIEDDTTLGAAVRDQIAADGQSVDWVTRLDAAADAMSATSYDLLLLDLMLPDGRGIGFLKGLRTRGDVTPVIILTALDQVSDRIEGLNAGADDYLVKPFDLSELSARIGSVARRYSGNPNPILTHGPLDIDLAARSVHRDGRHVPLTAREWALFEAFLARPGQLLSKAQLEEKLYAFDAEVESNTIEVHVSRLRKKLGSAIIETERGMGYRLGKP; this is translated from the coding sequence ATGCGCATATTGCTGATCGAGGACGACACGACTCTTGGCGCTGCCGTGCGCGACCAGATCGCAGCTGATGGCCAGTCAGTAGACTGGGTCACGCGGCTAGACGCGGCGGCAGACGCGATGAGCGCAACCTCTTACGACCTGCTCCTGCTCGACCTCATGCTGCCAGACGGACGTGGTATCGGGTTCCTCAAGGGCCTCAGGACGCGTGGAGACGTGACGCCGGTCATCATCCTGACGGCGCTCGACCAGGTGTCCGATAGGATCGAAGGCCTCAATGCGGGCGCTGACGACTATCTTGTGAAGCCCTTCGACCTGTCGGAACTGTCGGCACGGATCGGATCGGTCGCGCGGCGCTACAGCGGCAACCCCAACCCGATCCTGACCCACGGACCGCTCGACATCGACCTTGCCGCGCGCAGCGTCCATCGGGATGGCAGACATGTGCCGCTGACGGCGCGGGAATGGGCGCTCTTCGAGGCCTTCCTGGCGCGTCCCGGGCAGCTCCTGTCCAAGGCGCAGTTGGAGGAGAAGCTCTACGCTTTCGACGCCGAAGTCGAGAGCAACACCATCGAGGTGCACGTGAGCCGCCTGCGCAAGAAACTGGGGAGCGCCATCATCGAGACCGAGCGCGGCATGGGTTACCGGCTGGGCAAGCCATGA
- a CDS encoding dihydrolipoyl dehydrogenase family protein, with translation MTKSYDLIVIGGGTGGNGVARMAANAGWSVASIDSEPHGGTCALRGCDPKKMLIAVTEGVEWAENMKGKGLEAQPSVNWSDMIAFKRSFTDAMPPRIEAGLEKAGIDVLHGEVRFTGPDAIELNGETLRAKHFHIATGARPMTLNIPGEEYLATSTDFLELPERPDRIAFVGGGFIAMEFAHVAKRAGAREVTVLEMMDRPLGNFDPDLVAMLVEATAELGVDLRTKAKVAKIEKQGDEVVVTVERHDGTETITCDLVVHGTGRVPNIDGLNLEAAGVEYSRRGIKVSDAMRATNPAIFAAGDCADSGLNLTPVSAAEGRIAGKNILGGKDAREIKYPPIPSVVFTLPMVATVGLSEAAAREQGLKFDVHFEKTEGWYSSLRVGAKHTGFKVLVERGSGQILGAHLIGPGAEEQINLFAMAMGAGQTANQIKAMIFAYPSYASDIGSMV, from the coding sequence ATGACGAAGAGCTACGACCTTATCGTGATCGGCGGTGGAACCGGTGGCAATGGCGTCGCCCGGATGGCGGCGAATGCCGGCTGGAGCGTCGCCAGCATCGACAGCGAGCCCCATGGCGGCACCTGCGCCCTGCGCGGTTGCGATCCCAAGAAGATGCTGATCGCCGTCACCGAGGGCGTCGAGTGGGCGGAAAACATGAAGGGCAAGGGGCTGGAGGCGCAGCCTTCGGTCAACTGGTCCGACATGATCGCCTTCAAGCGCAGCTTCACCGACGCGATGCCACCGCGCATCGAGGCCGGGCTGGAAAAGGCCGGGATCGACGTCTTGCACGGAGAGGTACGGTTTACCGGCCCCGATGCGATCGAGTTGAACGGCGAGACCCTGAGGGCGAAGCATTTCCACATCGCCACCGGTGCCCGACCGATGACGCTGAACATCCCGGGCGAGGAGTATCTCGCCACCTCGACCGATTTCCTGGAACTGCCCGAGCGTCCCGACCGCATCGCCTTTGTCGGCGGCGGGTTCATCGCGATGGAATTCGCCCATGTGGCCAAGCGCGCGGGCGCGCGCGAGGTGACCGTGCTGGAGATGATGGACCGCCCCCTGGGCAACTTTGATCCCGATCTGGTCGCGATGCTGGTCGAGGCGACCGCAGAGCTGGGCGTCGATCTGCGCACCAAAGCGAAGGTGGCGAAGATCGAGAAACAGGGCGACGAAGTCGTGGTCACCGTGGAACGTCACGACGGCACCGAAACGATCACTTGCGATCTGGTGGTGCATGGCACCGGCCGCGTGCCCAACATAGACGGGCTGAACCTCGAGGCCGCTGGAGTCGAATACTCACGCCGTGGCATCAAGGTGAGCGACGCGATGCGCGCCACCAACCCGGCCATTTTCGCGGCCGGCGACTGCGCTGATAGCGGGTTGAATCTGACCCCGGTCTCGGCGGCAGAGGGACGCATCGCGGGGAAGAACATTCTGGGCGGCAAGGACGCGCGGGAGATCAAGTATCCGCCGATCCCGTCAGTGGTCTTCACCCTGCCCATGGTTGCTACCGTGGGCTTGTCGGAAGCGGCGGCCAGGGAGCAGGGGCTGAAGTTCGATGTGCATTTCGAGAAGACGGAGGGCTGGTATTCGTCGCTGCGCGTCGGCGCGAAACACACCGGATTCAAGGTTCTTGTCGAACGGGGCAGCGGGCAAATACTCGGCGCGCACCTGATCGGACCAGGAGCCGAGGAGCAGATCAATCTTTTCGCCATGGCCATGGGTGCCGGGCAGACCGCAAATCAGATCAAGGCGATGATTTTCGCTTATCCCAGTTACGCCTCCGACATCGGGTCGATGGTGTGA
- a CDS encoding mercuric transporter MerT family protein, with amino-acid sequence MTETTSAGRQSAMGETPAADKKAWATTGLGVLGALAMTSCCILPLVLVSFGVTGVFIAQLGAFYQYKWITFALSAAFIGYGFYKAYSPIPAEACVDGTCARPMNRTLMRSILWIASGIVAVAMIFPYLTPYILSY; translated from the coding sequence ATGACTGAAACCACATCCGCCGGCCGCCAGTCGGCAATGGGCGAAACCCCGGCAGCTGACAAAAAGGCATGGGCGACAACCGGGCTCGGCGTACTCGGCGCGCTGGCCATGACCTCCTGTTGCATCCTGCCGCTGGTGCTGGTGAGCTTCGGCGTCACCGGCGTGTTCATCGCCCAGTTGGGCGCGTTCTATCAATATAAGTGGATCACCTTCGCACTGAGTGCCGCTTTCATCGGATACGGCTTTTACAAGGCGTATAGCCCGATCCCGGCCGAAGCCTGCGTTGATGGCACCTGCGCGCGACCGATGAACCGAACACTCATGCGGTCCATTCTCTGGATTGCCAGCGGGATCGTCGCCGTGGCGATGATCTTCCCCTACCTGACCCCCTACATCCTGTCCTACTGA
- a CDS encoding recombinase family protein, whose amino-acid sequence MPLIGYARVSTEDQTPLPQSQALKSAGCAEIYEEHASGGNRARPVLGRVLERIQSGDTLVVVRIDRLARSLSHLLEVIERLEARGAFFRSIQDPIDTGSPQGKFTLQVLGAAAEFERALIRERTKAGLASARTKGRVGGNPGLRAKDPAALRKVRLARQDGYMERLNETAQDWVPHVRRLRPDLAWEDVVRIINGPLPEARRWTQSRLLRAVKAYVRDGFLPETVLARAGRRETDDRLPAIVAAIKGADPGITLQAICERLESMRERTPRGRTRWQPSSVKMLLERAERLGLLE is encoded by the coding sequence ATGCCATTGATAGGCTATGCGCGCGTATCCACAGAGGATCAAACCCCCCTGCCCCAGTCGCAGGCCCTGAAATCTGCGGGTTGCGCCGAAATCTATGAAGAGCACGCCTCAGGCGGCAATCGCGCGCGGCCGGTGCTTGGGCGTGTGCTCGAACGCATCCAGAGTGGCGATACGCTGGTCGTCGTGAGGATCGACCGGCTTGCGCGGTCTCTGTCGCATCTGCTGGAAGTGATCGAGCGGCTGGAGGCTAGGGGTGCGTTCTTTCGCTCGATCCAGGACCCGATCGACACTGGATCCCCGCAGGGCAAGTTCACGCTGCAGGTCTTGGGCGCTGCGGCCGAGTTCGAGCGCGCCCTGATCCGGGAGCGCACCAAGGCCGGCCTCGCCAGTGCGCGCACAAAGGGCCGCGTGGGCGGAAACCCTGGACTGCGGGCCAAAGACCCTGCCGCTCTTCGCAAGGTGCGGCTAGCGCGACAGGACGGCTACATGGAGCGTCTGAACGAAACGGCACAAGATTGGGTGCCCCATGTGCGCCGGTTGCGCCCTGACTTGGCCTGGGAAGACGTGGTGCGCATCATCAACGGCCCCTTGCCCGAGGCGCGTCGCTGGACCCAAAGCCGTCTCTTGCGCGCCGTGAAGGCCTATGTCCGCGACGGCTTCCTGCCCGAGACAGTTTTGGCCCGCGCCGGCCGCCGCGAAACCGACGACCGCCTGCCCGCCATCGTCGCCGCCATCAAGGGCGCGGATCCCGGCATTACGCTCCAGGCGATCTGTGAACGGCTGGAATCAATGCGCGAACGCACACCACGTGGCCGAACGAGATGGCAGCCGTCGTCAGTCAAGATGCTGTTGGAGCGGGCGGAGAGGCTGGGGCTGCTTGAGTAG
- the repC gene encoding plasmid replication protein RepC, whose amino-acid sequence MDYTPISPFMRPISHAHLRVVERPEASVPGKPVNKWELLRELSKAQAAFGVSERDLTVLQGLLSFFPDDALGGNTEMVVFPSNKAICERLNGMPCSTMRRHLARLVEARLLMRRDSPNGKRYVRKRGEDRVAFGFDLSPLYCRAEEIARAAEAVREAEDRVRRLREVVSLMRRDLAALAEFGEEIQPGLGLWDQLRDKAALTARALRRKLSLEDLSAFRTELETLLDQARNVIDGPETEEMNTNDAQCERHHHNSNKESIDLEPALEKGGAAGRAPDDDTGESVADLEESDTRRVPKIPLHLVIAGCPSLKTFYQGDIRHWHQLFDAACHVRPAMGISVSAWEEAQRCMGPEQASIVVVAMLERFSDIRSPGGYLRALTSKAAAGEFSCGPMVMALIGRRSAA is encoded by the coding sequence ATGGATTACACACCGATTTCGCCGTTTATGCGGCCGATCTCGCACGCCCATCTGCGCGTGGTCGAGCGTCCTGAGGCGTCTGTTCCCGGCAAGCCCGTCAACAAGTGGGAGCTCCTCCGTGAGCTGTCCAAGGCACAGGCCGCCTTCGGGGTTTCCGAGCGCGATCTGACCGTTCTTCAGGGACTTCTCAGCTTTTTTCCGGACGATGCGCTTGGCGGGAACACCGAAATGGTCGTCTTCCCATCCAACAAGGCGATCTGCGAGCGGCTGAACGGCATGCCTTGCTCGACGATGCGCCGTCACCTCGCCCGGTTGGTAGAGGCACGCTTGCTCATGCGGCGCGATAGCCCCAATGGGAAGCGGTATGTGCGCAAGCGTGGCGAAGATCGGGTGGCCTTCGGCTTTGATCTCTCCCCGCTCTATTGCCGGGCCGAGGAAATTGCACGGGCTGCAGAGGCTGTGCGTGAGGCCGAGGACCGTGTGCGGCGACTGAGGGAGGTAGTGAGCCTTATGCGTCGCGACTTGGCCGCTCTGGCGGAGTTCGGCGAGGAGATCCAGCCCGGGCTTGGCCTATGGGACCAGCTCCGCGACAAGGCAGCCCTCACCGCCCGCGCTCTTCGCCGCAAACTCTCGCTTGAGGATCTGTCGGCATTTCGGACTGAACTGGAGACCCTTCTTGACCAGGCGCGTAATGTGATTGACGGTCCTGAAACAGAAGAAATGAACACCAATGATGCCCAATGTGAGCGTCACCATCATAATTCAAATAAAGAATCTATAGATCTTGAACCTGCCTTAGAAAAAGGCGGGGCGGCGGGACGCGCGCCTGATGATGATACGGGTGAGTCCGTGGCTGACCTTGAAGAGTCTGACACGAGGCGGGTGCCGAAAATCCCACTCCACCTGGTAATCGCCGGCTGTCCCTCGCTCAAGACTTTCTATCAGGGCGACATTCGACACTGGCACCAACTTTTCGACGCGGCTTGTCATGTAAGGCCGGCCATGGGGATCAGTGTTTCCGCGTGGGAAGAAGCGCAACGCTGCATGGGACCAGAGCAAGCCTCGATCGTCGTCGTGGCCATGCTGGAACGATTCTCTGACATCAGATCACCGGGTGGATACTTGCGGGCGCTGACGTCCAAGGCCGCGGCGGGCGAATTCTCTTGCGGTCCGATGGTCATGGCTTTGATCGGTCGGCGAAGTGCGGCTTAA
- the merF gene encoding mercury resistance system transport protein MerF, which yields MPSDDTSSNGLLKVGIIGTIIVALCCFTPILVILFGAVGLAAVVGYLDLVLFPALGIFILLTIYALWRKNARGSAS from the coding sequence ATGCCTTCAGACGACACATCTTCGAACGGCCTTTTGAAAGTGGGCATCATCGGCACCATCATTGTGGCGCTCTGCTGCTTTACGCCCATTTTGGTGATCCTCTTCGGCGCGGTCGGCCTGGCCGCCGTCGTCGGATATCTCGACCTCGTGCTGTTTCCGGCACTGGGCATCTTTATCCTGCTGACCATTTACGCGCTCTGGCGCAAGAACGCGCGCGGCTCGGCGTCCTGA
- a CDS encoding AbrB/MazE/SpoVT family DNA-binding domain-containing protein, which produces MQVAKWGNSLAVRLPAELVRELGLKEGDQIDLVKDDGRVRVRRLARADEVLTGLRRFRGKLSAAERLSRDDAHER; this is translated from the coding sequence ATGCAGGTCGCAAAATGGGGTAACTCGCTGGCCGTCCGTTTGCCCGCGGAGCTCGTCCGAGAGCTTGGTCTCAAGGAGGGTGATCAGATCGACCTGGTCAAGGACGACGGTCGGGTCAGAGTCCGTCGCCTTGCTCGTGCGGATGAGGTACTTACCGGCCTGCGCCGCTTCCGGGGCAAGTTGTCCGCAGCAGAACGTCTGAGCCGCGACGACGCACATGAGCGTTGA